The DNA sequence TTGTCGAAAAATTACCCTGAAATGCCTATCTGTGCAGTCCAGCATTGGCGCAATACTAAAACGATAGGCGTTAGTAATTCTTGGAGTGTAAGTGGCAACCATTTTGTTATGTTGCCTATCCAAGAGATAAGATCCTAAGTTTTTCTAGATAATTTTGGAACAATCTTTTTGATTTTATGTATAACAACTTTTTGTCGCTTAATCGTCGTTCAATCCTTTTAGGAATTTGGTCGGGATTCTTAGGGTTACTTTTTACTCCTAAAACAGTTTTTGCTGCTTCCAAAGCAGCAGATGAAGATTGGAATTTGACAGATGAAGACTGGAAAAAGCGTCTATCATTAGAGGCTTATAAAGTTTTAAGAGAAGAAGGAACAGAAAGACCTTTTTCTAGCTTGTTAAATGAAGAGAAGCGACTAGGAGTATTTCATTGTGCTGGATGTGATCTTCCTTTGTTTGAGTCGGCAAAGAAATTTGATAGTGGTACAGGATGGCCAAGTTTTTGGGAATCATTGCCCAATGCCATTGATACAAAAACAGACTTTAAATTGATTGTGCCTCGAACCGAGTATCACTGTCATCGTTGCGGAGGTCATCAAGGTCATGTTTTTAATGATGGACCTAGACCAACAGGAAAAAGATATTGCAATAATGGAATAGCACTAGCTTTTAGACCATCAAAGTAGCTGGATTTTTATTTGAGGATTAAAAAATTTTGTTTTGATGGGTGCGGGCTTCCGCAGCTTGTTATATGTGCGCATTAACCTTCAACATTAGTACAAAAGAATTTTCAATTAATTCATATGAATGACGAAGCCTCTACTCCAATCCAGGAAGATCTAAAAGAAGAATCTGCTGTTGATTTAGCTCAGGAGGCAAAGCCTACTAGTGATGAACCTTCACTATCAAACGTCGCAGAAGGTTCTCAAGAAGCTGGGGCAGAGACAGACGTGACTTCTTCAGATGCAAAGGATTCCTCTTCTCAAGCACTTGATAATGAAGCGCGACTTGAACAACTTGAAAGGGAACATGAAACATTAAACAGTCAATATATGAGAATTGCAGCGGATTTTGATAATTTTCGAAAACGACAAAGTCGAGATCAAGACGACCTTCGCTTACAACTTCAATGTAATACTTTGAGCAGTATTTTGCCTGTTGTAGACAACTTTGATCGAGCCAGGCAGCAATTAAATCCTGAGGGAGAAGAGGCACAAGCTCTACACAAAAGCTATCAAGGTCTTTATAAGCAACTGGTAGATGTTTTAAAACAGCTTGGAGTGGCCCCTATGCGTGTAGTAGGACAAACTTTTGATCCAAGTTTGCATGAAGCAGTTCTTAGAGAGCCAAGTGATGAATTGGCAGAAGATATTATTGTGGAAGAATTGCAGCGTGGCTATCACTTAAATGGTCGTGTTTTAAGGCATGCCTTAGTTAAGGTTTCTATGGGCCCTGGTCCAAAAGATGATGGTGAAGAAACTATTACGGAACAATCCTTGGAAGGGGACAATACTACTGATCAACAATCTTCAGAAAAATCGGATTGAGGAAATGTATTTGACTTGTCTTAACAAGCTATTTCATGACTAATGGCTGATTTTTACGACCTACTAGGAGTTAGTCGAGATGCTGATGCTGACTCATTAAAACGTGCGTATAGGCGACTAGCTCGTCAATACCATCCTGATATCAATAAAGAACCTGGAGCGGAAGAACGTTTTAAAGAGATAGGACGAGCATATGAAGTTCTTGGAGATCCACAAAAACGTGCAACTTATGACCAATTTGGAGAAGCTGGCTTAGGAGGAAGTGCTGGAATGCCAGATATGGGCGATATGGGTGGCTTTGCAGATCTTTTTGAAACTTTCTTTAGTGGTTTTGGTGGGGCTTCTTCTTCAGGTGCGAGATCTCAGCGTAGAGGACCTCAGCAAGGAGATGACCTGCGTTATGACCTGACTGTTGATTTTCAACAAGCTGTCTTTGGCCAAGAAACCGAAATTAAAATTCCTCATTTAGAAACTTGTGACACTTGCAATGGTAGTGGGGCTAAACCTGGTACTGGTCCTACCGCTTGCTCTACTTGTGGAGGAGCTGGGCAAGTTCGAAGAGCTACAAGAACGCCTTTTGGAAGTTTCACCCAAGTTGCAGAATGTCCTGCATGTAATGGATCAGGACAATTAATAGCTAATCCGTGCTCTAGTTGTGGTGGTCAAGGTGTCAAACAGATTCGTAAAAAACTTAGGATTAATATTCCTCCAGGAGTAGATACTGGAACAAAATTACGAGTTTCTGGAGAAGGTAATGCTGGATTAAGAGGAGGACCTTCTGGAGATTTATACGTTTTTCTTAAGGTGAAAAGTCATCCAAAATTAAGACGAGATGGTTTGACTATTCATTCAGAAGTAAATGTTAGTTATTTGCAGGCAATTTTAGGAGATACAATTGAAGTTGATACTGTTGATGGTCCAACAAATATAGAAATACCAATCGGCACTCAACCAAATGCAGTTCTTACCTTAGATAACAAAGGGATTCCTAAATTAGGAAATCCTGTAGCTAGAGGTAATCATTGCATTTTAGTCAAAATAAATCTTCCAACAAGGTTGACGGAAGATGAAAAGACTTTGTTAGAGCAATTAGCAACTTATCATTCTGCAAAAGGTGTACAACATCACCATCATAAGAGTGGCTTATTTGGAAAATTATTTAGCAATAATGAATAATGAATCTTCTTTAAATAATGTAT is a window from the Prochlorococcus marinus str. MIT 9211 genome containing:
- the msrB gene encoding peptide-methionine (R)-S-oxide reductase MsrB, which translates into the protein MYNNFLSLNRRSILLGIWSGFLGLLFTPKTVFAASKAADEDWNLTDEDWKKRLSLEAYKVLREEGTERPFSSLLNEEKRLGVFHCAGCDLPLFESAKKFDSGTGWPSFWESLPNAIDTKTDFKLIVPRTEYHCHRCGGHQGHVFNDGPRPTGKRYCNNGIALAFRPSK
- the grpE gene encoding nucleotide exchange factor GrpE; its protein translation is MNDEASTPIQEDLKEESAVDLAQEAKPTSDEPSLSNVAEGSQEAGAETDVTSSDAKDSSSQALDNEARLEQLEREHETLNSQYMRIAADFDNFRKRQSRDQDDLRLQLQCNTLSSILPVVDNFDRARQQLNPEGEEAQALHKSYQGLYKQLVDVLKQLGVAPMRVVGQTFDPSLHEAVLREPSDELAEDIIVEELQRGYHLNGRVLRHALVKVSMGPGPKDDGEETITEQSLEGDNTTDQQSSEKSD
- the dnaJ gene encoding molecular chaperone DnaJ, giving the protein MADFYDLLGVSRDADADSLKRAYRRLARQYHPDINKEPGAEERFKEIGRAYEVLGDPQKRATYDQFGEAGLGGSAGMPDMGDMGGFADLFETFFSGFGGASSSGARSQRRGPQQGDDLRYDLTVDFQQAVFGQETEIKIPHLETCDTCNGSGAKPGTGPTACSTCGGAGQVRRATRTPFGSFTQVAECPACNGSGQLIANPCSSCGGQGVKQIRKKLRINIPPGVDTGTKLRVSGEGNAGLRGGPSGDLYVFLKVKSHPKLRRDGLTIHSEVNVSYLQAILGDTIEVDTVDGPTNIEIPIGTQPNAVLTLDNKGIPKLGNPVARGNHCILVKINLPTRLTEDEKTLLEQLATYHSAKGVQHHHHKSGLFGKLFSNNE